Proteins from one Clostridiaceae bacterium genomic window:
- a CDS encoding arsenate reductase family protein produces the protein MLFIEYPRCSTCRKAKKWLDEHGLEYTDRHIVEDNPTYDELKKWHKKSGLPLNRFFNTSGTVYKEMKLKDKLPGMSDEEQLKLLASNGMLVKRPLIIKDETILVGFNEAEWLKKLTDKE, from the coding sequence ATGTTATTTATAGAATATCCCAGGTGCTCAACATGCAGGAAAGCTAAGAAATGGTTGGATGAACATGGACTTGAGTATACAGACCGTCATATCGTGGAGGATAATCCAACATATGATGAATTAAAGAAATGGCATAAAAAAAGTGGATTACCATTAAACAGATTTTTTAATACAAGCGGTACAGTGTATAAGGAAATGAAGTTGAAAGATAAGCTTCCTGGTATGAGTGATGAAGAACAACTTAAGCTTCTTGCGTCTAACGGTATGCTGGTTAAACGTCCCTTGATAATAAAGGATGAAACGATACTGGTTGGTTTCAATGAAGCTGAGTGGCTGAAAAAATTAACTGATAAAGAGTAA